CAGGTCGGCTTCGTCGGGCAGTTCGGCCAGGTCGGCTTCGTCGGCCTCCGCGTCGGCAGTCACGGCGCCGGTGCCGGGCTCCTCGGCCCGTCCGGCGGCATTCGAGGACGAACTCGGTGGAGACGGTGGTCGACGGCCACCGGTGGCGGCGGGGCCGAACGCCGGGAGGGGCGGGACCCGCGAGGGAATACCCTCCGCCCTCACCCTCCGCGACCTCCACGCGGGCTACGACGGCGCCCCCGTCCTCCACGGCGTGACCCTCACCGTCCACCCGGGCGAGATCGTCGCCCTCCTCGGCCCCAACGGGGCGGGCAAGTCGACGACCTGCCGGGTCGCGGCAGGGCTCATCGCCCCCACCCAGGGGCAGGTCTACGTGGCCGGGGCGGACGCCACGCGGCACGGACCCGTCCGGCGCTCCCGGGCGGGAGTCGTCCTCGCCCCCGAGGGCCGCGGCATCTTCCCCGCCCTCACCATCGAGGAGAACCTCACCCTGCACCTCCCCCGGCCGGACGCCCGCGACGCCGTCTACACCCGGTTCCCCGGCCTCGCCGCCCGGCGCAAGGTCACCGCCGGGTCCCTCTCCGGAGGAGAACAGCAGCTCCTCGCCCTCGCGCCCCTCCTCCAGCGCCCGCCCGACGTACTGATCGCGGACGAGCCGTCCCTCGGCCTCGCCCCCCGCGTGGTCGACGAGGTCTTCCGGCTGCTCGCCGAACTCCGCGACGCCGGAACGGGGTTGCTCCTGGTGGAGGAGAAGGCCGCCGAGATCCTCGGCGTCGCCGACACCGTCGCCTACCTCGCCCAGGGCCGGGTCTCCTGGTGCGGACCGCGCTCCGAGGTCCGGGCGGACCAGCTCACCGAGGCCTATCTGGGCATCGCCGCGCAGGGTCACAGCGAAGGAGTGGGACGGCCATGAGCGACCGCATCCTGGAAGCTTCCGGCATCGGCGTCCGCTTCGGCGGAGTCCACGCGCTCACCGGCGTGGACCTGGACCTGCGCCCCGGCGAGGTCTGCGGCCTCATCGGCCCCAACGGGGCGGGAAAGACCACCCTGTTCGACGTCGTCTCCGGCATCCGCCGCCCCGACCAGGGGCGCGTCCTGCTCGACGGCGTCGACATCACCCGCCGCTCGCCCGTCTGGCGCGCCCGCCACGGCATGCGCCGCACCTTCCAGCGCCAGCAGCTCTTCGGGCAGCTCACGGTCACCGACAATCTGCTCGTCGCCCAGGAGTGGCGCGGCGGCGGTGGCGGGTTCGCCGCGGATCTGCTCGCGGCGCCCACCCGGCGCACCCACGAGAGGAAGAGGCGGGCCCGTGCCTCAACTGTGCTGCGCGAGTGCGGACTTGAGGGACTCGCCGACGACTACGCGGGCGCGCTTCCAGTCGGCCGGGCCCGCATGGTGGAACTGGCACGCGCGGTGGCAGACCCGCCCAGGGTGCTGCTCCTGGACGAGCCCGCCTCCGGGATGACGGCCGACGAGCGAGGCCACCTGTCGGCCGTCATCCGGCACCTCGCGGACGAGGAAAACTGCGCCGTGCTCCTCGTGGAGCACAACGTCGCCTTCGTGATGGGGCTCTGCGCCCGCGTGGTGGTCCTCGACCTCGGCCGCGTCCTGGCCGAGGGCACGGCGGCCGAGGTACGCGCGGACCCCAGGGTGCGGGACGCGTACCTCGGGACCACCGCGGCCTAGCCGATGGTCACGCGGAATATCTCGTCCGAACCGTCGGGCTGCCCACCGTTGTTGTCGGCGTTGGTGGTGGAGAGCCAGAGCTGGTCGGCGCCCGGCACGGCGGTGACCGCGCGCAGCCGCCCGTACTCGCCGACGTAGAACGCCTTCGGCGTCCCGATGTCCTCACTGTCGGCGTTGATGGGTATGCGCCAGAGTCGTTCGCCCTTCAGC
This Streptomyces sp. NBC_01283 DNA region includes the following protein-coding sequences:
- a CDS encoding ABC transporter ATP-binding protein; translated protein: MSDRILEASGIGVRFGGVHALTGVDLDLRPGEVCGLIGPNGAGKTTLFDVVSGIRRPDQGRVLLDGVDITRRSPVWRARHGMRRTFQRQQLFGQLTVTDNLLVAQEWRGGGGGFAADLLAAPTRRTHERKRRARASTVLRECGLEGLADDYAGALPVGRARMVELARAVADPPRVLLLDEPASGMTADERGHLSAVIRHLADEENCAVLLVEHNVAFVMGLCARVVVLDLGRVLAEGTAAEVRADPRVRDAYLGTTAA